In Methylobacterium sp. WL1, the sequence CCACCTCCGGGGTCGTGCCGCAGATCCCCCGGCTGGGCGAGGCGGCCAATTCCATGCTGGCGATCTCGCTCCACGCGGTGCGCGACGATCTCCGCAACGAGCTGGTGCCGCTCAACCGCAAATACCCGATCGCCCAGCTGCTCGAAGCCTGCCGGACCTATCCGGGCGTGAGCAACGCGCGCCGTATCACCTTCGAGTACGTGATGCTGAAGGGCGTGAACGATTCGGACGCGGATGCGCGCGAGCTGGTCCGCCTGCTCAAGGGCATCCCGGCCAAGATCAACCTGATCCCGTTCAATCCCTGGCCCGGCAGCCGCTACGAGTGCTCGGACTGGGACCGGATCGAGCGCTTCTCCGAGATCGTGTTCAACGCCGGCTACGCCTCGCCGGTGCGCACCCCCCGGGGCCGGGACATCCTGGCCGCCTGCGGCCAGCTCAAGAGCGAGACCGAGAAGCTGCGCGCCCGGGCCCGGCTGATGCAGGAAGAGGGCATCGGCGTGGAGAGTTTTTACGCCGGCGCCGACGACTGACCCGGTCAGGGTTTCGAAAGGTCTGAGACCTTTCGTGGGGCAGAGAGAAGCCTCGCTACTGCCGGGCTTCGCCCGCTGTCGGGCTTCCCCGTGACGTTCCGCCAAAGGGCATGGCCCTTTGCGATCCTGGCGATCACGCCGCGATCCGGTGCCCATCGGCCCGGCGCAAGGGGGGCTCCTCGGCGCCGACCCATTCGGTGCGGTGCCGCGGCAGGGCCTCGGGGTGCTCCGCCTGGAGCCAGGTGATCATCCCCTCCCGGATCACGCAGCGCAGGTCCCAGGCCTGGGGCGCGTTGCGGGCGCTCACCAGCATCCGGATCTCGATGGCGGTTTCCCGGGCGTCCGAGACCTGGAGGTTGACCACCTTGCCGTCCCACAGGGGTGTGGCGGCGGCGATCTCCGACAGCTTCTCGCGCATCCGGGCCACCGGGGCGCGATGGTCGACATACAGGAACACGCTGCCGATCAGCGAGGCGCCGTCCCGGGTCCAGTTCTGGAACGGCTTCTGGATGAAGTAGGTCAGCGGCAGCACCAGGCGCCGCCAGTCCCACAGGCGCACCACCACGTAGGTCGCGGTGATCTCCTCGACCCAGCCCCACTCGTTCTCGACGATGATCGCGTCCTCGATCCGGATCGGCTGGGTAATGGCGATCTGGATGCCGGCAACGAGGTTCGACAGGACCGGCTGCATGGCCAGCCCCAGGATCAGGCCGGCGGCTCCCGCCGAGGCCAGCAGGCTTACCCCGTACTGGCGCACCGGCTCGAAGGTCATGAGCGCCACCGAGACGGTGATCAGGCCGACCAGGGTGACGGCGGCGCGCTCCAGGATGCGCATCTGGGTGAAGTGCTTGCGCGCCAGCAGGTTGTCCTCGGCGTCGAGCTTGAAGCGGCGCAGGTAGATCACCGTGGCGATGTGGAGCGCGGTGGCGCAGCACCAGCCGGTGAGCGTCACGAAGGCGACGAGCAGGAGCTGGTTGAGGGCGATCCGCACCTCCCAGGACAGGCGCACCGTGGTCGAGGCGAGGCTGATCGCCACGACGATCAGGCCCAGGCGGGTCGGTCCGCGGGTGCGTGAGACCAGGGAGCGCCAGAACAGGCTCTTGCTCGCCACCGCCCGCTTCATCGCCCGGTACGCGACCCCGTGCAGCGGCATCACCACGGCACAGCAGGTGACGATCAGGATCAGGCTCTCGGCCCACCACGGCAGATAGGCCAGCACGGAGGCGGCGCGGCCGGTCAGGGCATCAAGGTCCGGCATCGGGCATGACCTCCACGGGTTCCGAACGGGACCTGGAGGAATGGGCGGCACCCGTCGGGGTTCCGCAACGCACCATGCCAGCGCTGCAACGCAGCGGCATGGTCAGAACGCGGCGGGACGGTTGCGTTTCGGCGCCCGGCCGGGCAGCCGCGCGTGCTTGTCGGCGACTCGCCCCGATCGGCGGACCGATCCCGGACCGCCCTAGCGCGCCGCGCCGATCTCCACGCTGCCGGTGGCCGTCCGGCCGAACCGCGCCGGCCGGTACATGTCCTCCACCGAAGCGCCCGGGTGCACGTAGGTCCCGGGCGAGACCGCCCGGACCGTGTAGGCCACGGTGAAGAACGCCGACTGGCTCGGGTCGCGGTCGTAGGCGGCCACGAAGCGGTCGTCGCGGAACTCGGTGTGGACCGGCTGCACCTCCGATTTGGCGAAGGCGAGGCCCTGGAGGGCGTCGGCGTCGAGCAGCTTCGGGTTGTCGATCTCCAGCCCCGCCGGCAGCGGATCGACCAGCAGGATCCGCCCGGCCTGAGCCTTGTCCTCGGTCACCTTGAGCACCACCACGAGCCGGTCGTTCTGGCGCAGACCGTGGGCCGGATCGATCACGCAGCCGTCGAGCCGGTGGATGCTGCGCTCGATCCTGTAGCCCTGGGCGGCGGCGGGCTCGGGCACCAGCGGACTGCCGTTCACGCCCAGCACCACCTGCACCGGCGCCCGGCCGGTGTTGACCAGCGCGACGCTGCGCCCATCCAGGGAAGGCCCCCGGTAGATCCGGGCGAGCGGCCCGGCCTGCGCCGCGCCGTCGAGGCTGAACGACAGGGCGTCGGCCTCCTTGGACAGGCTCTCGGCCGCGAGCACCAGCCAGGCATTCTCCTGCGTGCTGGTGGTCCGCGTGTCCTGGGATTCCTCGCCGATCACCGCGGCCACCGGGGCCAGCGCGACCTGGGTCAGCCCGCTCTCGGCCGCCAGCGCGATCAGGCCGGCTCCATCGCGCAGGCGGGAGCCGTAATCGGCCCGGTACACGCCCGTATCCCGCTGGGATCGCAGCGTGGCCAGCGCCGCGTCCATCGCCTTGGCGGCGCGACCCCGGTCGCCCAGGAGCGCCAGGGAGGCGGCGAGCTGCGCCCGGCCGAGCCCGGTCGCGAAGGCGTCGAGCTTGGTGTCGACGAGGTAGCGCAGGTCGCCCATCACCGGCCGGCCGTTGCGGGCCAGCACGTAGGCGGCGTAGGCGAGGTCGGCGCCCCCGTCGCGCACCTCCGTGGCGTTGGCGACGGTGTTGCGCAGGCGGTCCAGCGCCTGGGTGAAGGCCGGCTGCGGTACCGCGAAGCCGCGCTCCCGGGCGCGGGTGAGGAAGTCGGTGACGTAGGCATCGAGCCAGACGTCGCCCGATCCTTGCGCCGACCACAGGCCGAAATCGCCGCTCGCATCCTGGCGGGCGAGCAGCCGCTCGATCGATTCGCGTACGCGGTCGTCGACGTTCACGTCGAGGGCCAGCTTGTCGAGCCCAGCCAGCCGGTTGACGTAGAGCAGCGGCATCGCCCGGCTGACGATCTGCTCGGAACAGCCGTAAGGATAGCGGTCGAGGGCCTGGAGCAGCGCCGGAACGTCGAGGCCCGGCAGCGCCGAGGCCGAGAGCGAGACGCTGCCGGTTCCGGGCAGCAAATCGGCCAGCAGGTCGGCGCTCACCGTCAGGCCGGCCCCGGGCGCCAGGCTGCGCACCGACCGGCGCAGCAGCGCCCCGGTCCCCGGCAGCACGCCGAGCGCGAAGCTCTGGCCGAGAGTGCCGTCGAGGCCGGGCCCCGACAGGGCGAGGTCGAGCCGTGCCGTGCCCGGCCCCGCGGCGGTGATCGGGACCGCGACCTGGCCCCTGCCCCCGGCCTCCAGCCGGATCGTCTGGCGCAGGGCCCCGGCGCCGATCAGGATCGGGCCGGACGGGGCGATGTCGACCGTGTAGTCGCCCGCCGCGCCTTCGACGTTGTCGAGCGCCATGAACAGGCGCGAGCGGTCGCCGGTGTCGAGGAAGCGCGGCAGCGTGGCGGCGAGCACCACGGGGTCGCGGATGATCACGTCCGCCTGCGCCTGTCCGACCCGGTCGCCGCTCCAGGCGGTGACCATCACGCGGCCGGTGCCGATGAAGGCCGGCAGCGGAAAGGTGACGCTGGCCGCCCCGTCCGGCCCCACCGTCACGACGCCCGAGAACAGCGCGAGCGGCGCCTGGGTCGGCGGCGCGTCGGCGAGCTCGCCGCCCCCCGCGTCGCCCCCGGATCGGATCGCCCCGGCCGAGCCCTGCATGCCGTCGATCAGGTAGCCGTAGAGGTCGCGGAACTCCGGACCCAGCGCCTTCTGGCCGAGGAAGTACTGGGTCGGATTCGGCGCCTCGTAGCGGGTCAGGTTGAGGATGCCGACATCGACCAGCGCCACGGTGATCCGTGCCGGCTCGCCGGACTTCAGCCCGGTGAGCTGCACCGGGATCGTCAGGTCCTGGCGCGGACGGGTGCGCTCCGGGGCCTTCACGGCGACGCCGAGGCTGCGCCGCTCGCGGTCCACCGAGAACCAAGCGAGCCCGAGCGCCCGCCCCGGCAGCCGCTTGGCCGCCTGGTCGAGGGGCCGGTAGGCTGTGGCGACCAGGTAGGCGCCCGCGCCCCACTCGGCCTTGACCGGAAGGCTGACGGTGGTGCCGCCCGCCGGGACGCTGACCTCGACGGTCTCGTGCACCCGGTCGCCCACCACCATGAGGCTGGCCTGCCCCTTGAACGTCGGGCTGATCTTGGCCCGCAGCGTGTCGCCCGCCGCATAGGCGGCCTTGTCGAGGGTGAGGTCGAGCAGGTCCGGCGCCTCGGCGGTCTCCGAGCCGCCCCAGCCGACCGTGAAGCCGAGGCTCGCGGTGGCGTCCGGGGCGCCCGCGGCCGAGACCTCGAGCCGGTAGCGCCCGAGGCCGACCGGCGCCTCGATCAGGCCCGACCCGCCGGCCCCGAGGTCGAGGCCGCCCTCGGCGACGCGGCGGCTTGTCTTGACCGGCTCGAACGACCAGCGGCCGCCGGCGCGGTACCATTGGTAGCTCTGGTCGATCTGCGAGAGCGTCCAGGTCACGCCCGGCCGGGCCAGCAGCGTACCGTCCGGGGCCGCGAAGACCACCGTGAAGGTCGCGCGTCCGCCGTCCTTCAGGTCCGAGAAACCCTTCCGGATCGCCAGCACCGGGGCGGCCGGAAGGATCGGTAGGGTGAGGCTGCGCGACAGCGCCCGCCCGCCGGGCTCGCCGACCGCGAGGGTGATCTTCGCCTCCAGGGGCCGCGGCGCCGCGAGGTCCGGGATTGGCACCAGGATCGTGGCCAGGCCCCGCGCGTCCGTGGTCGCCCCGCCGGAGATCTCCTGGGTGACCGGCTCCACCGCCTCGTCGTCGAGGCCGACGGCGTAGCCCTCCAGGCCCTTGATGCCGGAGCCGGAGGCGGCCTGCTGCACGACGACGCTGCCCGAGACGTCGAGCCCGGCGCCCGGGGCGCCGTAGAGGTAGCGTGCCGCGACGGCGACCTGCGCGGCCTCGCCCCGGCGCAGGCCGGCCTGCGCCGGCTTGAGGGTCACCTCCAGACGCTCGGGGACGTAATCCTCCAGGAGGAAGCTGGTCTCGCCCAGGGCCGGCGCCTTCGGGTCGCTGTAGGCGGCGATCCGCCAGGTGCCCCGCATGGCGCCCGACAGCAGCGGCAGCGGTAGCGCCCGGCCGCCGAGCCCCTGGTCCGGCACCGAAACCCGGCGATACTCGACCCCGTCCGGGCGCTTCACCACCACGGTCAGCGGCAGGTTCGGCACCGCCGCGCCCCGTGGGTCGCGCAGCAGGGCGGTGATCTGCACGGTCTCGCCCGAGCGGTAGACCCCCCGCTCGGTGAACAGGTAGGCGTCGAGGCCGCCGCTCTCGGGCCGGCCCTTCACGCCCCGGTCGGTCAGGTCGAAGGCGCCGAGGTTGAGGTCGAGGAAGCCGTAATCGTCCCCGGCCTGGGCGACCACGAGGCTCGGCGCGGTGCCACCCTCCCCGCGGGCGAGGCCCGGACCGAACACGGCCCGGCCCTGGGCGTCGGTCCTGGCGGTGCCCAGCACCTCGTTGTTGCGGGCGACCAGCCGGATCTCGGCCCCCGGCAGGACCTGCGCGGAGGCGAGCGAGCGCAGGACCACGTTGACCCCGTCCCGCCCCTTGGTGGCGGTGAGGCCGAGATCCGAGACCACGAACCACTGGGTCGCCTGCGTCTCGTATCCGTCCTCGTCCCCGGCGACCGTGCCGGAGGGCCGGGCCACCATCACGTAGATCCCGGGTTCCAGCTTGCCCACGGCCTGCAGGACCGGGAAGGCGGTCACCGCCTCCTGGTTCAGCTCGGCCTTGGCGGTGTCGAGCGTGCCCTTCCAGACGCGCTGGCCCTTCTCGGCCGCCAGCGTCGCGGCATTCGTGCCGCTGAGCTGGCCCAGGAAATCCTCGGAGCGCAGGGTTGGCAGCAGGCCGCGGTCGCCGATGCGCAGGACCTCGACGTCGAGCTTGGCGGCATTCACCGAGACCAGGGGCACGCCCGCCTGCCCGGTGCGGGGCAGGACGTAGTTGCGCCCGGTGAACCGGACCTGCGGGGCGCGGTCGCGGACGTAGATCTCGTAATCGGCGGACTTGAGCAGGCTCTCGCCCACCGCGGACGGCAGCCCCTGGCGCAGGACCACTGCGTAGCGGCCGCCGTGCTTCAGCCCGTCGACGCAGACCTGCGCGTTCTCGGCGGTCACGGCGGCGCTGCTGCTGCCCGAGACCGCCACGTAGGGGGCGTAGTCGGTCTTGGGGACCACCGGCTCCGAGAGGGTGAAGCACAAGCGCGGCGCGGCCGCATCCGAATCGACCTTGTAGTCGAGGATGCGGAAGCCGTGCTCGGCCCGCAGGGCCTCGTAGGTCCGGTGCGTCGCGGGCAGGTCGTCGAGGGCCAGGCTGGCCGCGTAGGCGTTCAGGGCCGGCCGCCAGTTGGATTGCCCGGCCTCCAGGGCGCCGAGCTGCGCCAGGGGAGGGCCGCCGCGTCGGCGGGCGAGCCGGCGCGCTCGTAGGCCCGGTAGGCCGCTGCGGCGGCCCGGTCCCGCAGGCGGGCCCGGCCCTGGTAATCGTTCTCCTCCAGGGCATCGGCCGCTGCCGCGGCGGCGCGGGAGAACGCCTGCCAGCTCCGGATGTCGGCCGGGTCGGCCGCGACCGCGGCGGTGAGCGGGACCAGCGCCTCGTCCGGCTTGCCGGCGGCGAGCAGCGCCAGTCCCGCGGCCCGGGACTGGCCGGCCGGCCTGAGCGGTCCGCCGGCCTCGGCCTTCAGCGCCGCCTCGAGCCGCACGGCGGCGCTGGCGAGATCGGCCCGGACGAAGGTCCTTTCGAAGGCTGCAGCCTGACGGGGCGCGGTGCGCGAGGCCGGCGCCGTCTGGGCGAGGGCAGGCCCGCAGGCGAGACCTGCCAGAAGCGCCAGAGCACCCGCCAGCCGGATCCGCCACGCCATACGCCTGCCCTCGTCGGCCCCGGATCCAGGACGATTCGTCCCGGGATCGGCCGGCCGGGAACCTAGCACCGATCGATCCCGCCGCAACGCTTCGGATGCGTGTTGAGAGCCGCTCCGCGGCCCCTTTCCGCGGAGCTATGGCCGCGACAGGATCGAGGCGCGATGGGCTTTTGCAGGCTGCAACGCACCCTCGCGCCCGTATGGGCGGGCGGATGCACAGAGTGCCCTCCGGACGGTCCTCGGCCGCAAGAGAGGTCTGCGCGAGGCAGGCCCGCACTCTTCCGCCCCCCTTAGCGGGCTACGGGTTGCACAGGTTGGACAATTCACCTCCTGAGGATCAATGCCCCATACCTGTTGACCCGCGCCGTCATTCCGGGGCGCCGCAGGCGAGCCCGGACCCGAAGGGGCCGCGGGGGCGGCAACCCAGAAACGCT encodes:
- a CDS encoding mechanosensitive ion channel family protein — protein: MPDLDALTGRAASVLAYLPWWAESLILIVTCCAVVMPLHGVAYRAMKRAVASKSLFWRSLVSRTRGPTRLGLIVVAISLASTTVRLSWEVRIALNQLLLVAFVTLTGWCCATALHIATVIYLRRFKLDAEDNLLARKHFTQMRILERAAVTLVGLITVSVALMTFEPVRQYGVSLLASAGAAGLILGLAMQPVLSNLVAGIQIAITQPIRIEDAIIVENEWGWVEEITATYVVVRLWDWRRLVLPLTYFIQKPFQNWTRDGASLIGSVFLYVDHRAPVARMREKLSEIAAATPLWDGKVVNLQVSDARETAIEIRMLVSARNAPQAWDLRCVIREGMITWLQAEHPEALPRHRTEWVGAEEPPLRRADGHRIAA